The Dokdonella sp. nucleotide sequence CTCCGACATCTTCGTGCTGGTGCATTCCTCGCTGCTGAGCGATGTCATCTTTGCCAGCGGTTTCGACAACTGATCCGATGCGGGCCGCTTCATGGGTGATGCTCCGCTGAAAGATGCATCGCCCCTGAAGGGGCTCCCGCGGGTGCTCCGTTTTTCCGCAGGAGCCCGTTCACGGGCGACCTCGTGCGATCAGGCGAAGCCGTAGCGCACCACATGGAAGAACACCGGTGCGGCGAAGGTCACCGAGTCGAGGCGGTCGAGCATGCCGCCGTGGCCTTCGATCATCTGTCCCCAGTCCTTGGCGCCCAGGCTGCGCTTGACTGCCGACAGCGCAAGACCGCCGAGGAAACCGCACAGCACGATCAGGAGTGACAGCATGCCCGACTGCAGCGGCGTGAACGGAGTGATCCACCACAGCGCGGCACCAATCGCGGCGGCCGAGAGGCCGCCACCGACCAGGCCCTCGATGGTCTTCGACGGGCTCACCTTGGGCGCCAGTTTGTGTCGGCCGAACAGCTTGCCGAACACGTACTGCAACACGTCGCTGATCTGCACGACCAGCAGCAGGTAGAGCAGCAGCAACAGGTTGCTGCCCTCGAACCCCGGGATGCGCAGCAGGAGCAGGGCAGGGGCGTGGCTGATGCAGTACACGGTCAGCATCAGGCCCCACTGGATCTTGGTGTTGCGCTCGAGGAAGTGCTCGGTATCTCCAGCCAGTGCAGACACCGCCGGCAGCAGCAGGAAGCCGTAGACCGGAATCAGGATCACGAACAGGCCGTACCAGTCGCTGCCGATCAGCCAGTACTGCAGCGGGATCGCCACGTAGAAGCACAGGCACAGCGGCAGATGGTCGCCGGGGCGCGTCGGCGTCAGCGTGATGAACTCGCGCAGGGCGAGGAACGACGCCAGCGCGAACAGCACCAGGGTGGCGATGCGACCGAGCAGGAAGCAGGCACACAGCACGGCGACCATGACCCACCACGCATTGATGCGCGCGACGAGGTTGTCGACCACCGCGCCGGGGCGCATGCGCCCGAGCACGAA carries:
- a CDS encoding phosphatidate cytidylyltransferase, which encodes MNPQSWFAALVADTPAQFWWVMGGVLALLIVASAIGFVLGRMRPGAVVDNLVARINAWWVMVAVLCACFLLGRIATLVLFALASFLALREFITLTPTRPGDHLPLCLCFYVAIPLQYWLIGSDWYGLFVILIPVYGFLLLPAVSALAGDTEHFLERNTKIQWGLMLTVYCISHAPALLLLRIPGFEGSNLLLLLYLLLVVQISDVLQYVFGKLFGRHKLAPKVSPSKTIEGLVGGGLSAAAIGAALWWITPFTPLQSGMLSLLIVLCGFLGGLALSAVKRSLGAKDWGQMIEGHGGMLDRLDSVTFAAPVFFHVVRYGFA